The Micromonospora sp. NBC_00421 genome contains a region encoding:
- a CDS encoding cation-translocating P-type ATPase encodes MTTLGRVAGRLLPSVPVPPVVSGASRTVGSAAGRLARVAGLTRRRVWSRDGRHHIEVHGVCQDGGDRLARQVEAALERMPGVAWARVNAPSGRVVVAVEEPKPKLAALIETVGRVERVCPHEPDPEIPPPHPPEDGPRTPRTLGALASDALGLTISAATRILPFTPVPGEVAGLLTAVDLHPKLHHLAGRGLRADPRAEVLFPLAEAVVQGLTGGWAGIVLDGAQRIVQWGEARAQLATWTRAEPKLTGDPERAVARLTGAGRPCPRPDGPVERYISTMLATGVTAGAAALPVAGPKRAAALGLAALPKAPGSGREGYAAQLGRILARRGVIAMDRSVLRELDRIDTVVLDAAVLGSARGVLADLAPVADADTGEVVGRAFALFDPDHPDDVHETDGWRLGPLADLDAADPGDTPDSRRLRAAGGPLLGLVHGDALTAVVRVTPEPAPGVDALPTAARHAGLRLVVAGADPQRYGFADAVLPGGDRLAESVRTLQRDGAVVMLVSGDRAALAGSDCGLGVAAPEDLPPWGAHLLVGTDLRIPALLIEAAGVARRMTRQNIHLAMAGTGLGALGAFTAAAPQLPGRSLAAVNGAAALAFANGVWRARRLPDPVQAPMPATTAWHLMPVSAVLRQLDTTPDGLTDAEAQHRHRAGPDASTGPVSLFRAFVDELANPLTPVLAAGAVLSAAFGSLVDAALVGGVIGGSALVGAVHQRNTDRALAELLSRSAVTARVLRDGTARVTAAEDLVPGDVVTVGPGDAVPADCRVLTADGLEADESSLTGESLPVSKGADPVVAAALADRVSMLYEGTTIAAGHGTAVVVATGAGTESGRSLALASQAPPESGVEARLGKLTRAAIPLAAASAIAVAGAGLLRGVPLGQTAATAANLAVASVPEGLPFLVSAAQLAAARRLAEHGALVRNPRTIEALGRVDVLCFDKTGTLTEGKLLLAGVGDDGRFADLHGLDDGLRRVLAAGLRATPYAADPEELPQHTDRAVRHGARQAEVTEQTDAGGWTAVGGLPFEPSRGYHATVGRTTDGMLLSVKGAPETVLPRCGAWRLPGGREEPLDDERRGRLHTVLAERAGAGHRILAVAECRAGAEAVTDDEVRGLVFVGFLALADGVRDSAAPAVRRIRQAGVHTIMITGDHPATAEAIASAISPETDGQRVVTATELDRLDDAALGELLGRTDVVARCTPAHKVRIIQALQKCGRTVAMTGDGANDAPAIRLADVGIALGQRGTPAARAAADLVVTDDRLETIIATLVEGRAMWSSVRHALSILVGGNLGEIAFSVLSAALTGRSALSGRQLLLVNLLTDLAPALAIAIRPPDSDHADGLLREGPDASLGGTMTREIGLRAAATTLGATAGWTVARWTGRERRAGTVALVSLVGTQLGQTVLAGGTSPTVLASTAASVGVLAAVVQTPGVSQFFGCTPLGPVGWGIAAGSALGATFANGALTRLVEHLPSPPTR; translated from the coding sequence ATGACCACGCTGGGCCGGGTCGCCGGTCGGCTCCTCCCGTCGGTGCCGGTGCCGCCAGTGGTCAGCGGGGCGTCCCGTACCGTCGGATCGGCCGCCGGGCGGCTGGCCCGGGTGGCCGGGCTGACCCGCCGCCGGGTCTGGTCCCGCGACGGCCGGCACCACATCGAGGTGCACGGCGTCTGCCAGGACGGCGGTGACCGGCTGGCCCGCCAGGTCGAGGCGGCGCTGGAACGGATGCCCGGGGTGGCCTGGGCGCGGGTGAACGCCCCCTCCGGCCGGGTGGTGGTGGCCGTCGAGGAACCGAAGCCGAAGCTGGCGGCCCTGATCGAGACGGTGGGCCGGGTCGAACGGGTCTGCCCGCACGAGCCGGACCCGGAGATCCCGCCCCCGCACCCGCCGGAGGACGGGCCGCGTACCCCCAGGACCCTCGGCGCGCTCGCCTCCGACGCGCTCGGCCTGACCATCTCCGCCGCCACCCGGATCCTGCCGTTCACCCCGGTCCCGGGGGAGGTGGCCGGCCTGCTCACCGCCGTCGACCTGCACCCGAAGCTGCACCACCTCGCCGGCCGGGGGTTGCGCGCCGACCCGCGCGCCGAGGTGCTGTTCCCGCTCGCCGAGGCGGTCGTACAGGGGCTGACCGGCGGCTGGGCCGGCATCGTCCTGGACGGCGCGCAGCGGATCGTGCAGTGGGGTGAGGCCCGGGCCCAGCTCGCCACCTGGACCCGGGCCGAGCCGAAGTTGACCGGTGACCCGGAGCGCGCTGTCGCCCGCCTGACCGGGGCCGGGCGGCCCTGCCCCCGACCCGACGGCCCGGTCGAGCGGTACATCTCGACCATGCTCGCCACCGGGGTCACCGCCGGGGCCGCCGCGCTGCCCGTCGCCGGCCCGAAGCGGGCCGCCGCGCTCGGACTCGCCGCGCTGCCCAAGGCCCCCGGCAGCGGCCGCGAGGGGTACGCCGCCCAGCTCGGCCGGATCCTCGCCCGGCGTGGCGTGATCGCCATGGACCGCAGTGTGCTGCGGGAACTCGACCGGATCGACACGGTGGTGCTGGACGCGGCCGTGCTCGGCTCGGCCCGGGGCGTCCTCGCCGACCTGGCGCCGGTGGCCGACGCGGACACCGGGGAGGTGGTCGGCCGGGCGTTCGCCCTCTTCGACCCCGACCACCCGGACGACGTCCACGAGACGGACGGCTGGCGGCTCGGCCCGCTGGCCGACCTCGACGCCGCCGACCCGGGGGACACCCCGGACAGCCGGCGGCTGCGCGCGGCGGGCGGACCGCTGCTCGGTCTCGTCCACGGTGACGCCCTCACCGCCGTCGTCCGGGTCACGCCCGAACCGGCACCCGGCGTGGACGCGCTGCCCACCGCCGCCCGGCACGCCGGCCTGCGCCTGGTGGTGGCCGGTGCCGACCCGCAGCGGTACGGCTTCGCCGACGCGGTGCTGCCCGGCGGGGACCGGCTCGCCGAGTCCGTCCGCACCCTGCAACGCGACGGCGCGGTGGTGATGCTGGTCTCCGGCGACCGGGCGGCGCTGGCCGGGTCCGACTGCGGGCTCGGCGTGGCCGCCCCCGAGGACCTGCCCCCGTGGGGCGCCCACCTGCTCGTCGGCACCGACCTGCGGATCCCCGCACTGTTGATCGAGGCGGCCGGGGTGGCCCGGCGGATGACCAGGCAGAACATCCACCTCGCCATGGCCGGCACCGGCCTCGGCGCGTTGGGCGCGTTCACCGCCGCCGCACCGCAACTGCCTGGCCGCAGCCTCGCCGCCGTCAACGGCGCGGCGGCACTGGCCTTCGCCAACGGGGTGTGGCGGGCCCGCCGGCTGCCCGACCCGGTGCAAGCCCCGATGCCGGCCACCACCGCCTGGCACCTGATGCCGGTGTCGGCCGTGCTGCGTCAGCTCGACACCACGCCGGACGGCCTGACCGACGCCGAGGCGCAGCACCGGCACCGCGCCGGCCCGGACGCGTCGACCGGCCCGGTCAGCCTGTTCCGGGCCTTCGTCGACGAGTTGGCCAACCCGCTCACGCCGGTGCTGGCCGCCGGCGCGGTCCTCTCCGCGGCGTTCGGCTCACTTGTCGACGCGGCCCTGGTCGGAGGCGTGATCGGCGGTTCGGCGCTGGTCGGGGCGGTGCACCAGCGCAACACCGACCGGGCACTGGCCGAGTTGCTGTCCCGGTCGGCGGTCACCGCCCGGGTGCTGCGGGACGGGACCGCACGGGTGACCGCCGCCGAGGACCTGGTCCCCGGGGACGTGGTGACCGTCGGCCCGGGGGACGCGGTGCCGGCCGACTGCCGGGTGCTCACCGCCGACGGGCTGGAGGCCGACGAGTCGTCGCTGACCGGTGAGTCGTTGCCGGTCAGCAAGGGAGCCGACCCGGTCGTCGCCGCCGCCCTGGCCGACCGCGTCTCGATGCTGTACGAGGGCACCACCATCGCCGCCGGCCACGGCACCGCGGTGGTGGTGGCGACCGGTGCCGGGACCGAGTCCGGCCGGAGCCTCGCGCTGGCCAGCCAGGCCCCACCGGAAAGCGGGGTAGAGGCCCGGCTCGGCAAGCTCACCCGCGCGGCGATCCCACTGGCCGCCGCGTCGGCGATCGCGGTGGCCGGGGCGGGGCTGTTGCGGGGCGTACCACTGGGGCAGACGGCGGCGACCGCCGCGAACCTGGCCGTGGCGTCGGTGCCGGAGGGGCTGCCGTTCCTGGTCAGCGCGGCGCAGCTGGCCGCCGCGCGGCGGCTGGCCGAGCACGGGGCGTTGGTCCGCAACCCGCGCACCATCGAGGCGCTGGGCCGGGTGGACGTGCTCTGCTTCGACAAGACCGGCACCCTCACCGAGGGCAAGCTGCTGCTCGCCGGGGTCGGCGACGACGGCCGGTTCGCCGATCTGCACGGCCTCGACGACGGGTTGCGCCGGGTCCTCGCCGCCGGGCTGCGGGCCACCCCGTACGCGGCCGATCCGGAGGAGTTGCCGCAGCACACCGACCGGGCGGTCCGTCATGGCGCACGGCAGGCGGAGGTGACCGAGCAGACCGACGCGGGCGGTTGGACGGCGGTGGGCGGGCTGCCGTTCGAGCCGTCCCGGGGTTACCACGCGACCGTCGGCCGGACCACCGACGGGATGCTGCTCAGCGTGAAGGGCGCCCCGGAGACGGTGCTGCCCCGGTGCGGTGCGTGGCGGCTGCCGGGCGGCCGGGAAGAGCCGCTTGACGACGAACGTCGGGGCCGGCTGCACACCGTGCTCGCCGAGCGGGCCGGGGCGGGCCATCGGATCCTCGCCGTGGCGGAGTGCCGGGCCGGTGCCGAGGCGGTCACCGACGACGAGGTGCGGGGGCTGGTCTTCGTCGGTTTCCTCGCCCTCGCCGACGGGGTACGGGACAGCGCCGCCCCGGCCGTGCGCCGGATCCGACAGGCCGGCGTGCACACCATCATGATCACCGGGGACCATCCGGCCACCGCCGAGGCTATCGCGTCGGCGATCAGTCCGGAGACCGACGGTCAGCGGGTGGTCACCGCCACCGAGCTGGACCGGTTGGACGACGCGGCGCTGGGCGAGCTGCTGGGCCGTACCGACGTGGTGGCCCGGTGCACCCCGGCGCACAAGGTACGGATCATCCAGGCGTTGCAGAAGTGCGGGCGTACCGTGGCGATGACAGGTGACGGTGCCAACGACGCACCCGCCATCCGGCTGGCCGACGTGGGCATCGCCCTCGGCCAACGGGGCACCCCGGCCGCCCGCGCCGCCGCCGACCTGGTGGTCACCGACGACCGGTTGGAGACCATCATCGCCACCCTGGTCGAGGGGCGGGCGATGTGGTCGTCGGTACGCCACGCGCTGAGCATCCTGGTCGGCGGCAATCTCGGCGAGATCGCGTTCAGCGTGCTCAGCGCCGCCCTCACCGGCCGCTCGGCACTCAGCGGCCGACAGTTGCTCCTGGTCAACCTGCTCACCGACCTGGCGCCGGCGCTGGCCATCGCGATCCGGCCACCCGACTCCGACCACGCCGACGGGCTGCTCCGCGAGGGGCCGGACGCCTCACTCGGCGGCACCATGACCCGGGAGATCGGGCTGCGCGCCGCCGCCACCACCCTGGGTGCGACCGCCGGCTGGACGGTGGCCCGCTGGACCGGCCGGGAACGACGGGCCGGCACGGTGGCCCTGGTCTCGCTGGTCGGCACCCAACTGGGGCAGACCGTCCTCGCCGGTGGCACCAGTCCGACGGTGCTCGCGTCGACCGCCGCGTCGGTCGGCGTGCTCGCCGCCGTGGTGCAGACGCCAGGGGTGAGCCAGTTCTTCGGTTGCACCCCGCTCGGCCCGGTGGGCTGGGGGATCGCCGCCGGTTCGGCGCTCGGCGC